From the Halalkalicoccus sp. CGA53 genome, one window contains:
- a CDS encoding S8 family peptidase, whose amino-acid sequence MKYTRRSIVKGAGATGATLLFSGLASASDGQARYIARTNGGGADVESAGFDILNELPDGRVLLVAGPDDAVDDLERARGVTAAVRDLEVELEPVIEDEHDEIPDEPDDVYDSLLWDKQVQEVREAREHATGEGTTVAIIDTGVDETHPDLSNLNVDDSAAIIDGEVEDHIGDPNGHGTHVAGTAAATGEEVMTGTAPDATIVSVDVLGYGTGTFGDIMVGMEYAADVGTDAANISLGFMMAPQEFAEFDDNVGMYRQMFEPVANYGRRKGTLYVGSAGNDETNLQGGWLRLWNGLSGVIGVSATGPNDKLTFYSNWGRNDVDIGAPGGGYETLEKTLIEDPDEVEWPYPLNLVFSTYPDGYAWLAGTSMAAPQVTGLAALVRELDEGANPEQVLEAIRQGAEVADNRGDSELGAGRVNALNTVERF is encoded by the coding sequence ATGAAGTACACCAGGCGATCAATAGTCAAAGGCGCAGGCGCAACCGGAGCAACACTGCTGTTCAGCGGCCTTGCATCGGCGAGCGACGGACAGGCGCGTTACATCGCGCGGACGAACGGAGGGGGGGCCGACGTGGAATCCGCTGGGTTCGACATACTGAACGAACTCCCGGACGGAAGGGTTTTGTTGGTCGCTGGTCCGGACGACGCGGTCGACGACCTCGAACGCGCCCGAGGCGTCACCGCCGCGGTGCGGGACCTCGAAGTCGAACTTGAACCGGTCATCGAGGACGAGCACGACGAGATTCCGGACGAACCCGACGACGTCTACGATTCGCTTCTGTGGGACAAGCAAGTACAGGAGGTACGCGAAGCACGGGAGCACGCCACGGGCGAAGGGACGACGGTAGCGATTATCGACACGGGCGTCGACGAGACCCATCCCGACCTCTCGAACCTCAACGTCGACGACAGCGCCGCTATCATCGACGGCGAAGTCGAGGACCACATAGGCGACCCGAACGGACATGGTACCCACGTTGCGGGAACGGCGGCCGCGACTGGCGAAGAGGTCATGACCGGGACGGCCCCCGACGCGACAATTGTCTCCGTGGACGTACTGGGGTACGGCACCGGTACGTTCGGCGACATCATGGTCGGGATGGAGTACGCCGCCGACGTCGGCACGGATGCCGCCAACATCAGCCTCGGCTTCATGATGGCTCCGCAGGAGTTCGCCGAATTCGACGACAACGTCGGGATGTACCGCCAGATGTTCGAACCGGTCGCCAACTACGGGCGACGCAAGGGAACACTGTACGTCGGGTCGGCTGGCAACGACGAGACCAACCTACAGGGTGGCTGGCTCCGTCTCTGGAACGGGCTATCGGGGGTCATCGGCGTTAGCGCCACTGGGCCGAACGACAAACTCACGTTCTACTCGAACTGGGGGCGGAACGACGTCGACATCGGCGCGCCCGGTGGCGGCTACGAGACGCTGGAGAAGACGCTCATTGAAGACCCCGACGAGGTGGAGTGGCCATACCCACTCAATCTCGTGTTCTCGACGTACCCCGATGGGTACGCGTGGTTGGCGGGGACATCGATGGCGGCTCCGCAGGTCACTGGTCTTGCCGCACTCGTGCGCGAACTCGATGAGGGCGCGAACCCGGAGCAAGTACTCGAAGCCATCCGACAGGGAGCGGAGGTCGCGGACAACCGCGGCGACTCCGAACTCGGCGCGGGGCGCGTCAACGCACTGAACACGGTCGAGCGGTTCTAA
- a CDS encoding alanine racemase yields MGPTIYQPVDDLETPALLGDIDTMERNIEQYVAFADKNDVVLRSHVKTHKNAELAALEDGMTGGGGICCQTLGEVETMARNGIDDIYLSYQVVGERKLDRFCWLSQKVEKLATTVDSAATIDILQDAARDHETTVDVILEIDVGLHRTGVGPGPEAVALAERVDEAANLEFDGVLAYESHVKAEAETESEFDELCWEAMELAQNVVEDIEAAGISVEEVKVGGTATSGYSGKHPVVTEINPGMYPFNDVGELELRPWEVSKDDCAATVLTTVISVPDDDRLIVDGGSKTFSLDKPQMPVPKNRDDIEYVNASEEHGWIDTSASDESFAVGDRLEFIVPHVCTTINLHDLIIGVRDDRVEEFWAVQARGKVR; encoded by the coding sequence ATGGGACCGACGATCTATCAACCGGTCGATGATCTCGAAACCCCGGCGTTGCTCGGCGATATCGATACGATGGAGCGAAACATCGAACAATACGTCGCTTTCGCCGACAAGAACGACGTCGTGCTCCGTTCACACGTCAAGACACACAAGAACGCCGAACTCGCGGCACTCGAAGACGGGATGACGGGTGGTGGCGGTATCTGCTGTCAAACACTGGGAGAGGTGGAAACGATGGCGCGAAACGGAATCGACGACATCTATCTCTCGTATCAGGTCGTCGGCGAACGGAAACTCGACCGGTTCTGTTGGCTCTCGCAGAAGGTCGAGAAGCTGGCGACGACAGTTGACTCGGCCGCGACGATAGACATCCTCCAGGACGCCGCTCGCGACCACGAAACGACGGTCGACGTCATCCTTGAGATCGACGTGGGATTGCATAGAACTGGCGTCGGTCCTGGCCCCGAGGCCGTGGCTCTCGCGGAACGGGTCGACGAGGCGGCCAATCTTGAGTTCGACGGCGTCCTCGCGTACGAGTCGCACGTGAAAGCCGAAGCCGAGACCGAATCGGAGTTCGACGAGCTGTGCTGGGAGGCGATGGAATTAGCCCAGAACGTGGTCGAGGACATCGAGGCTGCTGGAATCTCCGTAGAAGAGGTGAAGGTCGGCGGGACAGCGACGTCAGGGTACAGTGGCAAGCATCCGGTGGTCACAGAGATCAATCCGGGAATGTACCCCTTCAACGACGTCGGGGAACTTGAACTCCGGCCGTGGGAGGTGTCGAAGGACGACTGTGCGGCGACGGTCCTCACGACGGTCATCTCCGTACCGGACGACGATAGACTCATAGTCGACGGGGGAAGCAAGACGTTCTCGCTGGATAAACCTCAAATGCCAGTCCCCAAGAATCGTGACGACATCGAGTACGTCAACGCCAGTGAGGAACACGGTTGGATTGACACCAGCGCCTCAGACGAGTCGTTTGCGGTCGGCGACCGACTGGAATTCATTGTCCCCCATGTCTGTACGACGATTAACCTCCACGACCTCATCATCGGCGTTCGCGATGACCGGGTCGAAGAGTTCTGGGCGGTACAGGCGAGAGGAAAGGTCCGGTAA
- a CDS encoding cupredoxin domain-containing protein — translation MSATGCIQGDDEPEEEDDESEVSEDSWHSRVDFEGDVDQEIYVEARSYEFSPGSDEPVTVSLDDQVGLAMTSLDDGYHMGHGFGIETYGVEVEATRGAVDSTVFLADEPGEFEIRCTVPCSDGHTGMTGTFLVEE, via the coding sequence GTGAGTGCGACCGGTTGCATCCAAGGTGACGACGAACCGGAAGAGGAAGACGATGAGAGTGAGGTTTCGGAGGATTCGTGGCACAGTAGGGTGGATTTTGAAGGAGATGTCGACCAAGAAATATACGTAGAAGCTCGCTCGTATGAGTTTAGTCCCGGATCCGACGAACCAGTGACGGTCTCGCTGGACGATCAGGTCGGTCTGGCAATGACCTCGCTCGATGATGGATACCACATGGGTCACGGATTTGGAATCGAAACCTATGGGGTAGAAGTCGAAGCAACACGAGGTGCAGTCGATTCAACGGTCTTTCTTGCTGACGAGCCAGGAGAGTTCGAAATTAGATGCACGGTTCCGTGCAGTGACGGTCATACCGGGATGACTGGTACCTTCCTTGTTGAGGAATAG